One stretch of Acidimicrobiales bacterium DNA includes these proteins:
- a CDS encoding pilus assembly protein, giving the protein MTALWRLRARRRRGERGAALVEMILFTPLLVMIAIGILEFGLAWRDSITIASTTRAGARVGSNAGNDRMADYNTLLAVQAAVASIPNAQINKVVIYRSTTTDGAVPPNCTTSATGINSGSVRCNVYTGAQLATLSTSNFATTGTSCSAAAWDRFWCPLDRQSQQSAGADYLGVWISVSHPWVTRMFPGSGLTITDHAVMRLEPSI; this is encoded by the coding sequence TTGACCGCGCTGTGGCGCCTTCGGGCGCGGCGGCGTCGCGGTGAGCGGGGCGCCGCCCTCGTCGAGATGATCCTGTTCACGCCGCTGCTCGTGATGATCGCCATCGGCATCTTGGAGTTCGGCCTGGCCTGGCGCGACTCCATCACCATCGCCTCCACGACGCGGGCCGGCGCGCGGGTGGGCAGCAACGCCGGAAACGACCGCATGGCCGACTACAACACGTTGCTCGCCGTGCAGGCTGCCGTGGCCTCCATCCCCAACGCTCAGATCAACAAGGTCGTCATCTACCGGTCGACCACGACCGATGGAGCCGTTCCCCCCAACTGCACGACCTCGGCCACCGGCATCAACTCGGGCTCGGTGCGGTGCAACGTCTACACGGGTGCGCAGCTGGCCACGCTGTCCACCTCCAACTTCGCCACGACCGGGACGTCCTGCTCCGCTGCGGCCTGGGACCGCTTCTGGTGCCCGCTGGACCGTCAGTCGCAGCAGTCGGCCGGCGCCGACTACCTCGGGGTCTGGATCTCGGTCAGCCACCCGTGGGTGACCCGCATGTTCCCCGGTAGCGGCCTCACCATCACCGACCACGCCGTCATGCGGCTCGAGCCGAGCATCTAG
- a CDS encoding pilus assembly protein, giving the protein MAEVTGTRGRGPLGARARGERGSVLVEAAFITPVLFFLLFSILEFGMAFRDYLAVANTTRDGARAASIYGNDLTADFDILQTIADASNVIDRRDIERIVIYEASGPNTVVPTTCANGTPVQGTCNVYTAAALDLAESEFGCRGDRNLDRFWCPTTRKTALTGTNGPPDYVGVWIQVKHIWVTGLFGPSLTFTDSTVMRMEPEGTH; this is encoded by the coding sequence GTGGCAGAGGTGACGGGAACCAGGGGGCGAGGCCCGCTCGGCGCCCGCGCGCGCGGCGAACGAGGGTCCGTCCTCGTCGAGGCGGCCTTCATCACGCCCGTCCTGTTCTTCCTCCTGTTCTCCATCCTCGAGTTCGGGATGGCCTTCCGGGACTACCTGGCGGTCGCCAACACCACCCGGGACGGGGCTCGTGCCGCCAGCATCTACGGCAACGACCTGACCGCCGACTTCGACATCCTCCAGACCATCGCCGACGCGTCCAACGTCATCGACCGCCGCGACATCGAGCGCATCGTGATCTACGAGGCCAGCGGGCCGAACACCGTCGTGCCCACGACCTGTGCGAACGGCACGCCCGTGCAAGGGACGTGCAACGTCTACACGGCCGCGGCCCTCGACCTGGCCGAGAGCGAGTTCGGGTGCCGCGGTGACCGCAACCTCGACCGCTTCTGGTGCCCGACCACCCGAAAGACCGCGCTGACGGGTACCAACGGGCCGCCCGACTACGTCGGCGTGTGGATCCAGGTGAAGCACATCTGGGTCACGGGGCTGTTCGGCCCGTCCCTGACCTTCACCGATTCGACGGTGATGCGTATGGAGCCGGAGGGCACACATTGA
- a CDS encoding HD domain-containing protein: MHGHRAGGAVRLAHPDDVGLGEVVLFDREAREEAEDVALSPSATRAQGAGTRAVEEAPDPLRTCFERDRDRILHSASFRRLAGKTQVFVFPDDHQRTRLTHALEVAQVATAVATACGLNATLTEAIALGHDCGHGPGGHASEDALSPYVPGGFDHAVWGADVVVAPLNLCAETLDGIRNHSWSRPAPLTPEGAVVSWADRIAYSCHDLEDAVQAGIVTYDLLPPLVRERVGTSRSSQLRAFIRGMVDAAVTTGQVGMTDELATALAELRSFNYERVYLRPASVRQSEAVVRVLRALVEHFADRPNLLPGEHAEGIPGGSEEALEAAVGYVAGMTDRYACQQAIAHLGWAREDLPEGIDVLR, translated from the coding sequence ATGCACGGCCACCGTGCAGGCGGCGCCGTCCGCCTGGCCCATCCCGACGACGTCGGCCTCGGCGAGGTGGTGCTTTTCGACCGCGAAGCCCGGGAGGAGGCGGAGGACGTTGCGCTCTCGCCGAGCGCCACCCGGGCACAGGGCGCCGGCACCCGGGCCGTGGAGGAAGCGCCCGACCCGCTGCGCACGTGCTTCGAGCGCGACCGCGACCGGATCCTTCACTCGGCCTCGTTCCGCCGGTTGGCGGGGAAGACCCAGGTCTTCGTCTTCCCCGACGACCATCAGCGCACACGCCTCACCCACGCCCTCGAGGTCGCACAGGTGGCGACCGCGGTGGCCACCGCCTGTGGGCTGAACGCCACCCTCACCGAGGCCATCGCCCTCGGCCACGACTGCGGCCACGGCCCCGGTGGGCACGCCAGCGAGGACGCGCTCAGCCCCTACGTGCCCGGCGGCTTCGACCACGCCGTGTGGGGCGCTGACGTCGTGGTGGCACCCCTCAACCTGTGCGCCGAGACCCTCGACGGCATCCGCAACCACTCGTGGTCGCGGCCAGCCCCCCTCACCCCCGAGGGGGCCGTGGTGAGCTGGGCCGACCGCATCGCCTACTCCTGCCACGATCTCGAGGACGCCGTGCAGGCGGGCATCGTCACCTACGACCTGCTGCCCCCGCTCGTGCGCGAACGCGTCGGCACCTCGCGCAGCAGCCAGCTCCGGGCCTTCATCCGCGGCATGGTCGACGCCGCCGTGACCACCGGGCAGGTCGGCATGACCGACGAGCTCGCCACCGCCCTGGCCGAGCTGCGCTCCTTCAACTACGAGCGGGTCTACCTGCGGCCGGCGTCGGTGCGCCAGAGCGAGGCGGTGGTCCGTGTCCTGCGGGCCCTGGTCGAGCACTTCGCCGACCGACCCAACCTGCTCCCCGGGGAGCACGCGGAAGGCATTCCCGGTGGCAGCGAGGAGGCACTCGAAGCGGCGGTGGGCTACGTCGCGGGCATGACCGACCGCTACGCCTGCCAACAGGCGATCGCCCACCTGGGCTGGGCCCGCGAGGACCTGCCCGAGGGCATCGACGTCCTGCGCTGA
- the rpmA gene encoding 50S ribosomal protein L27, producing the protein MSKTKGGGSTRNGRDSQAQRLGVKLFDGQVVNPGGIIVRQRGTRIHPGENVGKGKDDTLFALASGTVKFGRRKGRKLVDVLPAD; encoded by the coding sequence ATGTCGAAGACCAAGGGCGGCGGTTCCACTCGGAACGGCCGCGACTCCCAAGCACAGCGCCTCGGCGTCAAGCTCTTCGACGGCCAGGTGGTGAACCCCGGCGGCATCATCGTGCGCCAGCGGGGCACCCGCATCCACCCCGGCGAGAACGTCGGCAAGGGCAAGGACGACACCCTCTTCGCCCTGGCCTCCGGCACCGTGAAGTTCGGCCGCCGCAAGGGCCGCAAGCTCGTGGACGTGCTCCCGGCCGACTGA
- the rplU gene encoding 50S ribosomal protein L21: MYAVIKTGGKQYKVEEGDTLLVEKLGQDDGDVELTPVLLVDGETIVSSPDALAKATVSAKVLGAGRGPKITGFTYKNKSNQRKRWGHRQHYSNIEITGIKKG, from the coding sequence ATGTATGCGGTGATCAAGACCGGTGGCAAGCAGTACAAGGTCGAGGAGGGGGACACCCTTCTCGTGGAGAAGCTGGGGCAGGACGACGGCGACGTCGAGCTGACCCCGGTGCTGCTCGTGGACGGCGAGACCATCGTGTCGTCGCCGGACGCGCTGGCCAAGGCGACCGTCTCGGCCAAGGTGCTGGGCGCCGGCCGCGGGCCCAAGATCACCGGCTTCACCTACAAGAACAAGTCGAACCAGCGCAAGCGCTGGGGGCACCGCCAGCACTACAGCAACATCGAGATCACCGGGATCAAGAAGGGCTAG
- a CDS encoding Rne/Rng family ribonuclease gives MSEPTPGDRPGADATTSPAPRRTATPTPDPKNPDELPERMIEGRPKSAEAAEKALVPRKPQIGDSMPAPPGPPSTGSAPAGNGGGGDGGGDGAPRKRRRRGGRGRGGGGGQGGQGSGGQSGGRNTSGQTGSGGGNGRGGGNRGQSAPAPGTAGRARAQGSTAKGGGRGRGGEPVDAITSDAPLELDDETMKKRRGRERKGRPVGRYLMSVSVRPSATQIAVQEGRALIEHYVSRPSDDTTQIHGNIYLGKVQNVLPGMEAAFIDIGTPKNAVLYRGDVQYDAEDIEEKGQARIEQILKPKQSIICQVTKNPIGAKGARLTQEVSLPGRFVVLIPNSTTYGISKRLADNERKRLRSILDRVRPAGHGIIVRTAAEGVSAEEIERDVARLGDQWTRIEALAKKSQAPALLYREPDMALRVIREEFNKDYRGIVIDDKALYEDVRDYVASISPALADRVEYYDRETSELSLFERQHVHEQIHKALDRKVWLPSGGSLIIEHTEALTVIDVNTGKNVGTSNLEETVYRNNLEAAVEVARQLRLRDIGGIVVIDFIDMEIRKNREDVIREFREALALDKTRTQVFDISELGLVEMTRKRIGEGLIESFSSLCPECEGRGLQFDPELLDI, from the coding sequence ATGTCCGAACCCACCCCGGGCGACCGCCCGGGCGCTGACGCGACCACGTCGCCGGCGCCCCGCCGCACCGCCACCCCGACCCCAGATCCCAAGAACCCCGACGAGCTGCCCGAGCGCATGATCGAAGGCCGACCCAAGTCGGCCGAGGCGGCGGAGAAGGCGCTCGTGCCCCGCAAGCCCCAGATCGGCGACAGCATGCCCGCGCCCCCTGGCCCGCCCAGCACCGGGTCGGCGCCTGCCGGCAACGGCGGTGGGGGTGACGGCGGGGGAGACGGTGCCCCCCGCAAGCGCCGTCGGCGCGGCGGCCGTGGCCGTGGCGGCGGCGGTGGTCAAGGCGGCCAAGGCTCCGGCGGTCAGTCCGGCGGTCGCAACACCTCGGGCCAGACCGGCTCCGGCGGCGGCAACGGCCGAGGCGGCGGCAACCGCGGGCAGAGCGCGCCCGCGCCCGGCACGGCAGGACGCGCACGGGCCCAGGGCAGCACCGCCAAGGGCGGCGGCCGAGGCCGCGGCGGCGAGCCCGTCGACGCCATCACCTCCGACGCGCCCCTCGAGCTCGACGACGAGACGATGAAGAAGCGACGAGGGCGCGAGCGCAAGGGCCGGCCCGTCGGCCGGTACCTCATGAGCGTGTCCGTGCGCCCCTCGGCCACCCAGATCGCGGTGCAGGAGGGCCGGGCCCTCATCGAGCACTACGTCTCGCGGCCCTCCGACGACACCACCCAGATCCACGGCAACATCTACCTCGGCAAGGTGCAGAACGTCCTGCCCGGCATGGAAGCCGCCTTCATCGACATCGGCACCCCGAAGAACGCCGTGCTCTACCGGGGCGACGTGCAGTACGACGCCGAGGACATCGAGGAGAAGGGCCAGGCCCGGATCGAGCAGATCCTCAAGCCCAAGCAGAGCATCATCTGCCAGGTCACCAAGAACCCCATCGGGGCCAAGGGCGCCCGCCTCACCCAAGAGGTCTCGCTGCCCGGTCGCTTCGTGGTCCTGATCCCCAACAGCACCACCTACGGCATCTCCAAGCGCCTCGCCGACAACGAGCGCAAGCGCCTCCGGTCCATCCTCGACCGGGTCCGCCCCGCCGGCCACGGCATCATCGTGCGGACCGCGGCGGAGGGCGTCAGCGCCGAGGAGATCGAGCGCGACGTCGCCCGCCTCGGCGACCAGTGGACCCGCATCGAGGCCCTCGCCAAGAAGTCCCAGGCGCCGGCCCTGCTCTACCGCGAGCCGGACATGGCCCTCCGGGTCATCCGCGAGGAGTTCAACAAGGACTACCGGGGCATCGTCATCGACGACAAGGCGCTCTACGAGGACGTCCGCGACTACGTCGCCAGCATCTCGCCGGCGCTGGCCGACCGGGTCGAGTACTACGACCGGGAGACCAGCGAGCTCTCGCTGTTCGAGCGCCAGCACGTCCACGAGCAGATCCACAAGGCCCTCGACCGCAAGGTCTGGCTGCCGTCCGGCGGCTCGCTCATCATCGAGCACACCGAGGCCCTCACCGTCATCGACGTCAACACCGGCAAGAACGTCGGCACGTCGAACCTCGAGGAGACCGTCTACCGCAACAACCTCGAGGCCGCCGTCGAGGTCGCCCGCCAACTGCGCCTCCGCGACATCGGCGGCATCGTGGTCATCGACTTCATCGACATGGAGATCCGCAAGAACCGCGAGGACGTGATCCGCGAGTTCCGCGAGGCTCTGGCGTTGGACAAGACGCGGACGCAGGTCTTCGACATCTCGGAGCTGGGGCTGGTCGAGATGACGCGGAAGCGGATCGGGGAAGGTTTGATCGAGTCGTTCTCTTCTCTTTGTCCTGAGTGTGAAGGGCGGGGGTTGCAGTTCGATCCGGAGCTCTTGGACATCTGA
- a CDS encoding DUF2344 domain-containing protein, protein MRVRARFTKRGKVRFTSHRDLARMWERALRRAELPMAYTQGFSPRPKMHFGLALPTGAESEAEYLDFDIAEPAEGGPDDLDVATLPDRLTPCLPVGITVDAAVIVDTGVMSLQQAVTSCTWRLDVGGTTAPQAAAVVARALAADELIVTRERKGKAVTDDLRPYILALAVTGETPDEVTLETELGTQPRSLRPSELLAVVDPTLTERRVCRIHQWVTLDGVRSEPLSLGTPVAAPPAHAEARAS, encoded by the coding sequence ATGAGGGTTCGCGCCCGCTTCACGAAGCGCGGCAAGGTCCGCTTCACCAGCCACCGCGATCTGGCCCGCATGTGGGAGCGCGCCCTGCGACGGGCCGAGCTGCCCATGGCCTACACCCAGGGCTTCTCGCCGCGTCCCAAGATGCACTTCGGCCTGGCCCTGCCCACCGGTGCCGAATCCGAGGCCGAGTACCTCGACTTCGACATCGCCGAGCCCGCCGAGGGCGGCCCCGACGACCTCGACGTCGCCACCCTGCCCGACCGGCTCACCCCCTGCCTGCCGGTGGGGATCACCGTCGACGCCGCCGTGATCGTCGACACTGGGGTGATGTCCCTGCAACAGGCGGTCACGAGCTGCACCTGGCGGCTCGACGTCGGGGGCACCACCGCACCACAGGCCGCGGCCGTCGTGGCCCGCGCCCTCGCCGCCGACGAGCTCATCGTCACCAGAGAACGGAAGGGCAAGGCCGTCACCGACGATCTCCGGCCCTACATCCTCGCCCTCGCGGTCACCGGGGAGACCCCTGACGAGGTCACCCTCGAGACCGAGCTGGGCACCCAGCCCCGAAGCCTGCGGCCGTCCGAGCTGCTGGCTGTAGTCGACCCGACGCTCACCGAGCGCCGGGTCTGTCGAATTCACCAGTGGGTGACGCTCGACGGCGTCCGCAGCGAGCCGCTCTCGCTCGGCACGCCTGTCGCGGCACCCCCCGCGCACGCCGAGGCGCGTGCGTCATGA
- a CDS encoding TIGR03960 family B12-binding radical SAM protein, whose protein sequence is MSTVWPELEPLLGRVQKPARYIGCEDGARVPQHGPGRVAWLLVYPDTYEIGLPNQGLQILYEILNERPDAAAERSYAPWTDLEAELRAHDVPLFSLETHRPAGEFDVIAFNLSAELVYTNLLNCVDLAGVPVRSADRGDEHPFVAAGGHCTYNPEPLADFLDFVVLGDGEEVVGEINEVLAEGRADGSSRADILRRLAVVSGVYVPSLYESTYDDHGRLLATTPVHADVPERVEKRTVADLAEWPYPSTQLVPLTEVVHDRLNVEVFRGCTRGCRFCQAGMITRPVRERPADQVRTMIQDGLRRTGYDEVALTSLSTADFSGIEGVVADTVNDPMNCGQVSVSLPSLRVDAFTVGIAAEVQKARRTGLTFAPEAGTWRMRQIINKLIREEDLYSAVESAYSQGWRRMKLYFLIGLPSETDEDTLGIAELAKRCVEIGRKYHKGPSVTVSVGGFVPKAFTPFQWFGQNTVDELTRKVNLLRDAVRHERGVQLKWHDPRATLIEGVMSRGDRRLGPVIESVWRAGGTFQEWSEHFDHQRWLDAMDEHGLAVDDFVHRHRTEGETLPWDHLSAGLHKDFLWQDWRDALDEVGLEDCRWTPCYDCGACTGYGIEHIVASATPPAGGSQGTGQDLATGHEVPVVLLARDPVRAG, encoded by the coding sequence ATGTCAACTGTCTGGCCCGAGCTCGAACCGCTCCTGGGCCGGGTGCAGAAGCCGGCCCGCTACATCGGTTGTGAAGACGGCGCCCGCGTGCCGCAGCACGGCCCCGGGCGTGTGGCGTGGCTTCTGGTCTACCCGGACACCTACGAGATCGGTCTGCCCAACCAGGGCCTCCAGATCCTCTACGAGATCCTGAACGAGCGCCCCGACGCGGCCGCCGAGCGTTCGTACGCGCCCTGGACCGACCTCGAGGCCGAGTTGCGCGCGCACGACGTGCCCCTGTTCTCCCTCGAGACCCACCGCCCGGCCGGCGAGTTCGACGTCATCGCCTTCAACCTCTCGGCCGAGCTCGTCTATACCAACCTCCTGAATTGCGTGGACCTCGCCGGCGTGCCGGTGCGCAGCGCCGACCGCGGAGACGAGCACCCCTTCGTCGCCGCCGGCGGCCACTGCACCTACAACCCCGAGCCCCTCGCGGATTTCCTCGACTTCGTCGTCCTCGGCGACGGCGAAGAGGTCGTCGGGGAGATCAACGAGGTGCTGGCCGAGGGTCGCGCCGACGGGAGCTCCCGGGCGGACATCCTGCGGCGCCTCGCGGTGGTGAGCGGCGTCTACGTCCCCTCGCTCTACGAGTCCACCTACGACGACCACGGCCGGTTGCTGGCCACCACCCCCGTGCACGCCGACGTCCCCGAGCGCGTCGAGAAGCGCACGGTCGCCGACCTGGCCGAGTGGCCCTATCCGTCGACCCAGCTCGTCCCCCTCACCGAGGTCGTCCACGACCGCCTGAACGTCGAGGTCTTCCGCGGCTGCACCCGCGGGTGTCGGTTCTGCCAGGCCGGGATGATCACCCGGCCGGTGCGAGAGCGCCCGGCCGACCAGGTGCGCACCATGATCCAGGACGGCCTGCGCCGCACCGGCTACGACGAAGTCGCCCTCACCTCGCTCTCGACCGCCGACTTCAGCGGCATCGAGGGTGTGGTGGCCGACACCGTGAACGACCCGATGAACTGCGGGCAGGTGTCGGTCTCGTTGCCGAGCCTGCGGGTGGACGCCTTCACCGTCGGCATCGCCGCCGAGGTGCAGAAGGCCCGCCGCACCGGCCTCACCTTCGCCCCCGAGGCCGGCACGTGGCGCATGCGCCAGATCATCAACAAGCTCATCCGCGAGGAGGACCTCTACTCGGCGGTCGAGTCGGCCTACTCGCAGGGCTGGCGGCGCATGAAGCTCTACTTCCTGATCGGCCTGCCGTCCGAGACCGACGAGGACACCCTGGGCATCGCCGAGCTGGCCAAGCGCTGCGTCGAGATCGGCCGCAAGTACCACAAGGGCCCGTCGGTCACGGTGTCCGTCGGCGGCTTCGTGCCCAAGGCCTTCACGCCCTTCCAGTGGTTCGGCCAGAACACGGTCGACGAGCTCACCCGCAAGGTCAACCTCCTGCGAGACGCCGTCCGCCACGAGCGGGGCGTCCAGCTGAAGTGGCACGACCCCCGCGCCACGCTCATCGAAGGCGTCATGAGCCGGGGCGACCGCCGCCTCGGCCCGGTCATCGAGTCCGTCTGGCGGGCCGGCGGGACCTTCCAGGAGTGGTCCGAGCACTTCGACCACCAGCGCTGGCTCGACGCCATGGACGAGCACGGCCTCGCGGTGGACGACTTCGTCCACCGCCACCGCACCGAGGGAGAGACCCTGCCCTGGGACCACCTCTCCGCCGGGCTCCACAAGGACTTCCTCTGGCAGGACTGGCGCGACGCGCTCGACGAGGTCGGCCTCGAGGACTGCCGGTGGACCCCCTGCTACGACTGCGGCGCCTGCACCGGCTACGGCATCGAGCACATCGTCGCCTCGGCCACGCCGCCCGCAGGTGGCAGCCAGGGCACGGGCCAGGACCTCGCCACCGGCCACGAGGTACCCGTGGTGCTGTTGGCCCGCGACCCCGTGAGGGCGGGATGA
- the rodA gene encoding rod shape-determining protein RodA produces the protein MTAPASLARRSLGPTRSTVPTPARHVDWILVAAVVALSLVGVLMVFSATKGPGGETPTTTFFLQRQLMFAVLGWGVMAAVACVDYRHYRDWAIPMAIAALTLLVLVISPLGSESNGAQAWFELAGFQLQPSEFAKIVFILGMAAFLTYDRAGGLDGRRLLIAFGIAAVPMGLIMLQPDLGTVLVFVFAALGMITVAGVRPRHLAMVALVAIVGTVLILNSPILKAYQVDRLTSFVSPDSDTQGAAYNTKQAVVAISGGGLTGQGLFNGQQTRLNYVPEQHTDFIFTVVGEELGFAGGALVLGLLGVIVWRIWRTAQLSRDEYGMLVCVGVLSMVVFQVFENVGMTMGIMPVTGIPLPFVSYGGSAILTQSAALGLVLSVHMRRFV, from the coding sequence ATGACCGCCCCCGCGTCGCTCGCCCGCCGGTCGCTCGGCCCGACCCGCTCGACGGTGCCGACCCCGGCCCGCCACGTCGACTGGATCCTCGTCGCCGCGGTGGTCGCGCTGTCCCTGGTCGGGGTGCTGATGGTGTTCAGCGCCACCAAGGGCCCGGGGGGCGAGACGCCCACCACGACGTTCTTCCTCCAACGCCAACTGATGTTCGCCGTGCTCGGCTGGGGGGTGATGGCGGCGGTGGCGTGCGTCGACTACCGCCACTACCGGGACTGGGCCATTCCCATGGCCATCGCGGCTCTCACCCTGCTCGTGCTCGTGATCTCCCCGCTCGGCTCCGAGTCGAACGGCGCCCAGGCCTGGTTCGAGCTGGCCGGCTTCCAGCTCCAGCCCTCCGAGTTCGCCAAGATCGTCTTCATCCTGGGCATGGCCGCCTTCCTCACCTACGACCGGGCCGGTGGGCTCGACGGGCGTCGGCTCCTCATCGCCTTCGGCATCGCGGCCGTCCCCATGGGCCTGATCATGTTGCAGCCCGACCTCGGCACGGTGCTGGTGTTCGTGTTCGCCGCCCTCGGCATGATCACCGTGGCCGGCGTCCGCCCCCGGCACCTCGCCATGGTGGCCCTGGTGGCCATCGTGGGGACGGTGCTCATCTTGAACTCACCGATCCTCAAGGCGTACCAGGTGGACCGCCTCACGTCCTTCGTCAGCCCGGACAGCGACACGCAGGGCGCCGCCTACAACACCAAGCAGGCGGTGGTCGCAATCTCCGGTGGCGGCCTGACCGGCCAGGGGCTGTTCAACGGCCAGCAGACCCGCCTCAACTACGTGCCCGAGCAGCACACCGACTTCATCTTCACGGTGGTGGGGGAGGAGCTCGGCTTCGCCGGCGGGGCGCTCGTGCTCGGGCTCCTCGGGGTGATCGTCTGGCGCATCTGGCGGACCGCGCAGCTGTCGCGGGACGAGTACGGGATGCTGGTCTGCGTCGGCGTGCTCTCGATGGTGGTGTTCCAGGTCTTCGAGAACGTGGGCATGACCATGGGCATCATGCCGGTCACCGGCATCCCCCTGCCGTTCGTGTCCTACGGCGGTTCGGCCATCCTGACCCAGAGCGCCGCCCTGGGCCTGGTCCTCTCGGTTCACATGCGCCGGTTCGTCTGA
- the mrdA gene encoding penicillin-binding protein 2, with protein MATENPGLRLSVVGIVAFSLFAALFVRMYTLQVVQRSDFEQVATDNRLRVVHEQAPRGRILDRNQQVLVDSHEVLQVIADVRVLPTAEGEPEERARVLGLLAAQLTSEDVPVTVATLEENIADNFIDPFAPVPVVTDISDEQMVAVMERQSDLPGVSVRRTTVRQYPYGSLGAHVLGYIGSISQEKLDQIEEETDGENPLGYEPGDEIGRAGIEAAYEDQLRGQPGELVLEVDARGNVVRTVSHDPPVPGHDLISTLDVNVQSLAETELATRMDMVNDTYDNAGGSVVVLDPNNGGVVAMASYPTFNPNDFLDGISQEQYTLLSDPYGPKALLNRAVAGEYAPGSTFKPITALAAIENGVRTPVDAVNDVGEYRVQNCEGDTCTFANSESQPHGDVDMRRSLEVSSNYYYYEIGDILWLRRDEVGEEALQETARSFGFGTPTGIELGEERGGVVPTPERKANNHEENPDAFPYGDWLSGDNVNLAIGQGEMLSTPLQLANAYGAIANGGTVWRPHLATAVVDPIADGAQLQVLDRYEPELQGRYNLTPEIRQPIVDGLVGVTQGAEGTAVGAFENNPPGWPVGGKTGTAEVTNKQNTSVFAGFGPVLPDQPPQYVAAAILEQAGYGADAAAPIIARIFAGIADPAQMPIAPRAADVLGADAAATSATG; from the coding sequence GTGGCCACTGAGAACCCTGGCCTCCGGCTGAGCGTCGTCGGCATCGTCGCGTTCTCGCTGTTCGCGGCGCTCTTCGTGCGCATGTACACGCTCCAGGTCGTGCAGCGCTCCGACTTCGAGCAGGTGGCCACCGACAACCGGTTGCGCGTCGTCCACGAGCAGGCGCCGCGCGGGCGCATCCTCGACCGGAATCAGCAGGTGCTCGTGGACAGCCACGAGGTGCTCCAGGTGATCGCCGACGTCCGGGTGCTGCCGACCGCGGAAGGCGAGCCCGAGGAGCGCGCCCGGGTGCTCGGCCTGCTCGCCGCACAGCTCACCAGCGAGGACGTCCCCGTGACGGTCGCCACCCTCGAGGAGAACATCGCCGACAACTTCATCGACCCCTTCGCGCCGGTACCGGTGGTCACCGACATCTCCGACGAGCAGATGGTCGCGGTCATGGAGCGCCAAAGCGACCTCCCGGGCGTCTCGGTGCGTCGGACGACCGTGCGCCAGTACCCCTACGGCTCGCTCGGTGCCCACGTGCTGGGCTACATCGGCTCCATCAGCCAGGAGAAGCTCGACCAGATCGAAGAGGAGACCGACGGCGAGAACCCGCTCGGGTACGAGCCCGGTGACGAGATCGGGCGCGCCGGCATCGAGGCGGCCTACGAAGACCAGCTCCGTGGGCAGCCGGGCGAGCTCGTCCTCGAGGTCGACGCGAGAGGCAACGTGGTGCGCACGGTCTCGCATGACCCGCCGGTCCCCGGCCATGACCTCATCAGCACCCTCGACGTCAACGTCCAGTCGCTGGCCGAGACCGAGCTCGCCACCCGGATGGACATGGTCAACGACACCTACGACAACGCCGGCGGCTCGGTGGTCGTGCTCGACCCCAACAACGGCGGGGTGGTGGCCATGGCCTCGTACCCCACGTTCAACCCCAACGACTTCCTCGACGGCATCAGCCAGGAGCAGTACACGCTCCTGAGCGACCCCTACGGGCCCAAGGCGCTGCTCAACCGGGCCGTGGCCGGCGAGTACGCCCCAGGGTCGACCTTCAAGCCCATCACCGCGCTGGCCGCGATCGAGAACGGCGTCCGGACGCCCGTGGACGCCGTCAATGACGTCGGGGAGTACCGGGTCCAGAACTGCGAGGGCGACACGTGCACCTTCGCCAACTCCGAATCCCAGCCGCACGGCGACGTGGACATGCGTCGCTCGCTCGAGGTCTCCAGCAACTACTACTACTACGAGATCGGCGACATCCTCTGGCTGCGCCGGGACGAGGTCGGCGAAGAGGCGCTCCAGGAGACCGCCCGCTCGTTCGGCTTCGGCACCCCCACCGGCATCGAGCTGGGGGAGGAGCGCGGCGGGGTGGTGCCGACGCCCGAGCGCAAGGCCAACAACCACGAGGAGAACCCCGACGCCTTCCCGTACGGGGACTGGCTGAGCGGTGACAACGTCAACCTCGCCATCGGCCAGGGCGAGATGCTCTCGACGCCGCTGCAGCTGGCCAACGCCTACGGCGCCATCGCCAACGGGGGCACCGTCTGGCGTCCCCACCTCGCGACCGCGGTCGTCGACCCCATCGCCGACGGTGCCCAGCTCCAGGTGCTCGACCGGTACGAGCCCGAGCTCCAGGGGCGCTACAACCTCACGCCCGAGATCCGCCAGCCCATCGTCGACGGCCTCGTGGGCGTGACCCAGGGGGCCGAGGGCACGGCGGTCGGAGCGTTCGAGAACAATCCGCCCGGCTGGCCCGTCGGCGGCAAGACCGGCACCGCCGAGGTGACCAACAAGCAGAACACCTCGGTGTTCGCAGGGTTCGGCCCGGTCCTGCCCGACCAGCCACCCCAGTACGTCGCGGCCGCGATCCTCGAGCAGGCCGGTTACGGCGCCGACGCGGCGGCGCCCATCATCGCCCGCATCTTCGCCGGCATCGCCGACCCCGCGCAGATGCCCATCGCCCCCCGTGCCGCGGACGTCCTCGGCGCCGATGCCGCCGCCACCTCGGCCACAGGATGA